AGTATAACATTTACCCATTTCTTACAGATACCAGACAGGTGAGTAATTTACCACTGCACCACTGCACCTCTCTTCAGTCACCGGGTAGCCACACAGAAGAGTAGAAATTGCCCAGCTCTTATTTCAGGAAAgtctttttcatttccttcacaTAGAGTTCTACCACATTAACAACATGGAGCTTAGATGACATGAGAGGTGGAACACTTCCAAAATACATTTCAGTTCCTGTCAGAAAGTATTGCGTGCCTTTGTGCAGGAaattataaaatagaaaataaacatgTAAATATACCATTTCAACACGTCCTCTACATCAAAGCAGACCTGATGGttttaatttcagctttttgaggttttgcttttataagttgctgaatttattttgtaGCTCCTGTTTATGAAAAGAACTTTAAAAGAGTTATAAATTACATTtatcaaatgaagaaaaactacAGCTATAAAGTTctcagaaaaaaggaaataatatgaACCATGTATGTGCACTTGTGcgaggacacacacacacaaacttatgtatttttaagttaGTGACTGCTGAACCACAGACCACATGCAGAAGAGTAAAAACCACCCATAACCAGATGTGCCACTGTAAAACCCATATTTTAGGATATATTCTATGAAATCCTCAGTATACAGGAAAACATAAGTTCCCACACTATTAGTGTCAGTGATATGGATTCCTAGAAAGACTGACTACCTTCACACACCTAAAAATAATCTGAGTTCCAGCTGGGAGGTACAGCCTTTGGGAAGTAGAGAGGGGGTTTACTGGAGTTAAAACGGGATTTTGAAAACCATCCAACTTGACAGAGatgtgaaaacagcagcaagagaTCGCTGCAAACCTTCTGAGAACCAAAGGGCTGCAGAAGGAATTCCACCCTTTCCCATGGAGTTAAAACATGCGCGCTGCACCTTGGCTGAGCATGTCAGAGCTTGGCTTGTAGGGCCATGCAGAGCTACCATTTGTTTGACTGTGAAACAGTGGTCTCAGGACATGCTTGAATTTTCCTGAGGCAGGAAAGTGTAGCAGTGGGCTAGTGAAGAAAAATGCTTGCTTCAGTTCTCTGCTCTGTCCACAGTTGAATAGGAAACCCCAACTCAAAGGTTTCctacaaaaacaaagcaaagctgtttacagggaatggagaaaaagaaattttcaaagTCTCTATCCAGCTGCAAATAGAGTATATAAGAGCAGGTAGCATTTTTACCTCAGAATATCTCTCAATGATCTAGTAGAGCAAAGTTTGTTGATATTCAGGGTTGCAAACCCATCTGTTTACTCAGGCTTTTGTCTGTCAGCATAGTTTGAAGAGGTCACTTTGAgagatcaattttttttcctgggggtTTCTTCAGAGCTTCCACAATTTGTTATTGCATCCCTTTAGAGGCTTGAATTTGTGGTTTTCAAGATTGCATAACTGCACAGAGAGGTGGTGAGAGGCCCACATGAATAGTTCAAAATAAGTTTGACAATATAGTAAATATCTACTCAGTAATTTTCCCTGGACTGAGCACCGTGGAATGCCAAAGAAGTTATTAATCAGGCTAGTGGATGAACGTGGCTTTATGAGGACTGGAGCATACATTTCCCTTCAGATGTTAAAATGCTGAATAACCTTGCTGCTGACTCCAACTAAAGATGATGCACCAGGGCAACTACAAACTAGGCGTCTGATTAGATTGCTCTAAACCAGCCTATTCAGAaccagataaagaaaaaaattaaatgggattttaattttgccttttatttagCGTTCTTGTAATAAGTTACATAAAAATTAAGCAAGCTGCCTAGCCACCCATGAGGAGGCTCAGCATCCATTTTTCCATTTCGATGGACGGGAGGTACAGACATGAACAGTCACTTTTGTAGCACGAACTACTCCTGGGGGAGTTGCAGGTCCTCAGGGTCTTGGGAATTTGCAGCCAGAGGCCTGGCATTGGCCACAGGCAGAAATGGGGCACTCGGGACCCAAAGGCACACTGGGTTGCATATCCCAAAGTCAGTGTGGCAGGCACCTGGGTGAGTGGCAGCTGCAGAAGTAGCTCAGGGTTGCATGAGCCACTTTTGCATAGCAGAGGGCAGTGTTCAGCATCTTGGACAAGTAATGTCCCTGTCTGAGGAAGCTGATGGGGAAATGATGTGCATGCTGCAAACTGGGAACCCTGCAACAATGGAGTGACAAAGTTCTGAGCAGAGACACCAAACTATGTTATGCTCTGTACTTCTGGGACTGGTCTCCATCTAGCTCAGCAGCAAGGAATTTAAAGGCCATAAATTCCTTCTGATGGGTGAAGACTGAAGGTGGCCAGTCAGCGTTCAGCCTTGCACACTGTGAGCTCTTTGTTACTGGTACACAACCCACCCAACACAAAAGCACTCGCATGTCACTCTGTGGACAGCGCACAGGTCTACCTGGCCATGCCCATCAGGTGACACTTCAGCCCTCAGTTTAAGGATTTTACCAGACCTAGTCCCGTGAGAAGCTTGTGTTTATATGTCACTTGACAGGTGCAGAAAAGTACTGCTGGCTCCTCCTGGGACGCCAGGAGTAAAGGAGCGTCTCCCTTTGCGCAGCAGGACCCCCGTGAGCAGCGGGACGTCGCAGAGACAGAGCTCTCCCGTCGCCTCCACCGTCCCCTCTGCCCACCCATCGTGGCTTTTCCCGCAGCACCGGCCGCGGTGCGGCCCCGTACTCCCGAGTGCCGAGGGGGGCAGGCAGGtgccggggccgggcgcggACATCCCGGCCGGGGCTGAGGGCcccgcgctcccgccgccgccgccgcggcttCTCGGCCAACAGCTCCCTCTGGCGGCCGCCCGCGCCCCTCCTCCGCCCGGGGCAGCGCCCACCGGCCCGCGCCCACCTGGTGCCCCCGCTCCGGGGCCGCCGCCGGGGCCCGGCCCGCCCAGCGCGAGCCCGGGGGGAAAGAGGGGCCGGGGCAGCGCCCGCCGCCCGTCCCgcgccgctgccgccgcggGAGGATGCGGCCGCGGGTTCGAGACCCGGGTGTTCCCGGGGCGTGCGGTGGGGCGGAGGCTGTGCTCAGGGGGCGACCGGGATGCCGGGacggggaggggaggaaggcgCGGGAAGGGACGATGCGAGGGCGGCCCGTTCCTGTCACCTGTAGGCGCTGCCGGGACGGCCCCGGTCCCCGCTCCCGCCCCGGCCCCGTACCCGCACAGCCCGTggggagccgggccgggggcgggctGTGCCTGTTGCATTGTCCTTGGTGGGGCTGCCTGTGAGCCCGCCGCTCTCTGAGGCCGGGGACCCCGGCGGTGCCCCGTGTCGGACTCTCTTCCCCGCCTGATAGCGGCTGCACCCTGCTCCGTTGCACGTCCCTCGCGGCTCCCGCCGGGGCTCTCTCCCCTTTTGTCTGTGTATTTTTAGGTCATTAGAGTGGAGGGGTAGGTAATCCCCAGGCTCAAGTTCCAGAGGGGCGGGTTCTGGACGGAGGTGGAGTCACTTTTCATTTAAATCCCTGACTATAAAATGGGCTTAAAGAGAAGCGGGatctcagctgtgctgcacagacCCCGGCACGCAGGGTGCGTGGGGCCCCCCGGCAGCCAGCGCCCTGCAGCACAAGCCGCTGCGATGCTCCACTCCGTCGGCGTTCACACCTTGCAGCTGCTCACCCAGGCGGCCGCCTGCATCCTGCTATTTCCCCGCTTCCTGCTCACCGCCGTGATGCTCTGGCTCCTGGATTTTCTGTGCATTAGGAAGAAGATGTTGACGATGCCCACGGCGGAGGAGGCGGCCAGCGCCAGCGAGGAGCCGCCCCCCGACGACCCCCCGGTCTGCGTGTCGGACTCCAACCGCATGTTCACGCTGGAATCGCTGAAAGCCGTGTGGCACGGGCAGAAGCTGGACTTCTTCAAGTCGGCGCACGTGGGTTCCTTGGCCCCTAACCCCGAGGTGATCCAGCTGGACGGGCAGAAGAGGCTCCGCATCCTGGACTTCGCCCGCGGCAAGAGACCCCTCATCCTCAACTTCGGCAGCTGCACCTGACCCCCGTTCATGGCCCGCCTGAGGTCCTTCCAGCGCCTGGCCGCGCACTTCGTGGACATTGCCGACTTCCTGCTGGTGTACATCGAAGAAGCACACCCCTCCGACGGCTGGGTCAGCTCGGACGCAGCCTACAACATCCCCAAGCACCAGTGCCTCCAGGACAGGCTGCGGGCAGCTCAGCTGATGAGGGAAGGGGCGCCCGATTGCCCCCTGGCCGTGGACACCATGGACAATGCTTCCAGCGCCGCCTACGGTGCCTACTTCGAGAGGCTCTACATCATCCAGGAGCAGAAGGTGATGTACCAGGGAGGCAGAGGACCAGAGGGCTACAAGATCTCGGAGCTGAGGAGCTGGCTAGACCAGTACAAAACTCGGCTCCAGAGCCCCAGCACGGTGGTCATCCAAGTGTAAAAAGGACCTGGCAAGAAGCGCAGGGGTGGAGAGGCGAGGGAGGGCGGGAGgagaggtggggagggagaaggCACTGCGTCGCCGATGGCAGGAGCTGTCTTCCCGCGGGGACACTCGAAGGAGGCTGCTGCGCGAGCTTTCGAGCAAGACGTGCCATAGTCCTTTCTCTATTCAAATCATGTTGATTTGCCAGCCACGCTCTGTCAATACTGTATTTCCATGTGCGTTTTGTaaataactctttttttttttttcagaagcatttaCTATTTTTTAAGGAGGCTCTCTTCCTATGGGATCTGTTCCCAGCTGCGTGTGTGCGCGGGTGTGTGTCTGAAAAGTTGTATACAAGTGCTCCGTGCTGCCTAACAAGTGCTAACTGGGATTTCTAGTATTTCTTTGTGATGACCGATTTTGAAATGGATTTCTCTAATGCCAGGAAATCGCGTCTGATGTTGTCAAATACTAGAACTGCCAATAGCCAGAGCTGGACGGAATGTCCTATTTATGTGGGGGGGGGGTTTTGTAAGACGTTCGttcaccttcctttttttttatgaatttttttaaataataaagatTGAGTAACTACACGTCTAAGGTTGACTACCTTTCTCTATCTTCAGACCGCTAGGTTCACTTTCCCTTTTGCCTACCTCACAACATCCCCATCCCCCCTCCCTAGCCGAGGAGGGGCAGGCGGAGCGGCAGGCGGGAGAGGATGCGCTGCCGGGGGCTCGGGGGCGGCGAGCTCTGGCTCGGCGGCGGCAGGAGCGCGCATCGCCCGCGACTCGAAGGAAAGGGAGACTGCTGGGTGTCCCCATGGGGAAATCCAAACCTTCGGAGCTCCTGGGGGAGGAGACCGATCAGGAAGACCGCGTGCTCCCCCAGTGACCCCGGCGAGCTGGCCCCGGGTTGAGCCCTAAGCCCTGGAGGGCGAAGGTGCAGGGCTGACCGGCGCCGTGCAGGCAAGTCGGGTGAGTCCCGACCAAAAACACAGGCTGGGGAAAGCCGTCCTGGGTGGGAGACACCTCTCTCGGGCACGCAGGGGGTGCCAGACCCGGGGCAGCGCGAACCGCACCTGCGGCGAAGCGCGGCTGAGGGGCTCGGGCAGGAGGGCAGCGCCCAGCCCGGCCGTGCGAGGCTCAGTCCCATTCCCGGGGACGGGAGTTGCGCTTGAAAGGGTGCGGGGTGCTGAACCTCGCTCCTTTGGATCCCGACAGGTGAGACAGGGCGTGGAGAGCATCCCGCAACCTCCGCAGGAGCCGTACAAAGCTGCCCAGAAACAGCGGGTCTTTAAGGACTACCCGTGGCGCCTCTGAACGCCGCCACGTCCTTGGCAGCAACGGGACGAGGCGCCCGAGCTGTGAAGCCCCAAAGTTTTGGAGAGGGGTGCACGGCCCGACGGCAGGGCAAGCCGGGGGTGCTGCTCTCCGCAGCTGGGCACCGAGTCGCGCCCGCAGTGCTAAACTAAACCTGCGGGAAGCTGTTTGTAAGGGCGTTATACCCCTTGTCTTGACAATGTTCTTCTGGACCCGCAGTGTTCCAGTCTTTCAACATTCACGGTTTAAACCGGCATGCGTAACCGCTCCCTCCTCTCCCCGTTAACAAAAGCAGCACCGAGTATTCCCTCATAGAGAAATCAGATGCTCCGAGCACGCTTATCCGTCCCTTTAGCCCCCGCAGCCCCCCTGAAAATCCGGTCGCTCTGCTGAGATGTCAAAAGATCCGGCTCAGGTGCCCGCTTTGGGCTTCCCGACCTGCCTGGCCACTGCGCCTGCTTTGACGGGCTCGAAACCCATCCAGCCTTTCTTCACCTTTCCGCTGCCCCCGAGAGCGGACCCCCGGCACCGGGCTCAAGGCACCGGTTCCGCCCGGCTCAGGCGCCCCCGGCTGATGCTGGGGCGGCGGGAAGAGCCCACCCTGAGGTGATCTTACTTCGCCTGGCCAGGCGCTGGGAGCCAAGCACAGAGCCCTCGGAGAAGTTCCGGAGCGGAGGGGAGCCTCGGCggcagagccagcaggacagGCTGCGGCAGGACATCACCCCGCTCCGCCCGGCGCGGCAAAGGTGTGGGTGCCTGAGCGGCGGCCAGCCCCCGTCAGTGCCTCCCGCCTGGTGCATGGACACACgagtctctgctccctcccgCCACCCCAGGAGAGACGAACGAGCGCTCCACCCTAGTACGAGTCTCCCGAGCACCAGCAAACCTCACCCTGCCCCGCTGCGAGACAGCAGAgcccccgctccgccccgctccgcccgcgGCTCCCAGcgcggtcccggtcccggtcccggtcccggtcccggtcccggtcccggtcccggcccTGCTCCGCAGCGCCTTTCCCAGTCCCACGCACGTCGTGCCGCAAAAAACAAAGGCAGAGGAGCCGTGGGTCTCCTCTCGGCTACAAGGGTAGCCTCTGTGTACGCGactactcctttttttttttcacagtttagTTTTCCTGACTTTACAATAAAGCCATTCTTTGTTTTCCCACCTCGTTATATCTTTCCCTTATTCGCTTTTGGCAAGCTTTGGTTGTAAGCCGAAGTTACGGGCAAAACCCGGGCGCATCCCCACCCTGGCCTGGCCCCCAGGACATTTTCCGGTCATACAGACAGAAATGGCCACTGTGGGCTTTAATAATAACAGAAACAGCCTCATCGTTACTCTCTACTACTAGCAGATATTGGTCAAAGGCTATATGaggtcaggatttttttttctctaaataagTCAGCTTTCTAAAGCTACATTCCTCCTTTAAACTGAACACAGAGCTCTTATTTATCACTTTCTCTTTAATCagcaacagaataaaaatttgcTATGAATTCCTGGAATCCCTGAAAGAGATcacacttttcctttttcacaaATCAAAGTTATCTGCTCCTATTATATCCTGCACTTAAAATGAATCATAAGCCTCCATCCCACTGAGCTTTCTCGGGGATACTTGTTTAGCACAGACGAGAACAATGCCCTGTACATCTAAAGAGCCCAGGGCGGCAGAAGCCTCTCCGACTGATACAAAGGATTGAGAAACGTCCTATCTTTAAAACGCATTTTTAGTGCCTTTCCACCTCCCTAGTGCACGACAAACAGAAGTCAGAGAGCGTGGAGAGATTTATCAGAGAGAGATCTGAGTGGCAATTACATGTTCTGTCAATAATTAATTGAATTATGTCCTCACCATAATTACATACAGTCCTCTAGccaggaggagaaaggaaagaaggaagttGTGGTGTGGTCAGAGGGGGATCTCAGGACATGGTTTCAGTCATTAAAAATGTGATGTAACATTGCAATCTGGTGTATTCTGAGACACAAATGGGGAAACACAAATTAAACCAACTACTAAAATATAATTTGCTTTACAGCAGGGAGACAGAAAAAGCACTTGCCTTCATTAGTTGTTTTCATTACTACTTTCTGCTGGGGGTTTAAAGGTGCTTTTCCATGCAAAGACCAAAGGTGTTGCTCATTTGAACTATGACCTATATGTTGTAGTCTTTCTATTGTTCACCACACACTACCTGCCAACACTGGATGTTTCTGaggtttgaaataaaaatttaaattgtccagaaattaaaattagtcCAGCAAAGCATCCTATACTTAGCACAAATGTAGAAATGACACATTCAAATAATCTTGCAAGAAAATTCTTACTCTGACACTTATTTTTCTGTACTTCTTTCAGTCATAAGGGAGATTATCATATCATTATTAATCTATTATTTACTAAGAGCTGTTAGAGTACTCTTTTGGTACACAAATGCAAGAAAACAGAGAGCTTGATTCATTTCTCAAACAAGTTTTGCACTGGTGTAACTTCAATGACACGGGTGTAGTCACTTCAGAACCACCTGGGTGTAATTATGATCAAAATCTGGACTAttgcatttcctttgcttttctaatAGTTCAAAACCTCTATTTTTCAACAGCATACTGTAGAAGACAGACAGCTGTTTGCATACAGAGCTAAAAAATCGTTCTCAAGTTCCTCCTCACTGTCAGTGCCAGGGTCCTATATCTTGTCACAATTTAGGCATGTCAGCACATTTCCTCACCGTTCTGCATCCTCCCTACAGCATGAGAGTTGTAAACCCCATTGATATGTGTTTCCTTCCTCTTGTTAAGGCACATCCTCCTGGTGTCTTGAGCTTTAGATCAGGTAGCTTTTCATTATAATTGCTTTTAAGATCCAGCTGCCAAAAGGAAATTTGACACCTGCTTCTCTCTTTgcaaatttctcttttcagacaAATGTTTGATGATGCCTCTTGAAAAGGGGCTCATTTATGACCTCCACTTAATTGACATATATTTCTCATCTTCTTGGCCTTCCACCTTCTTCTTCAGAGATTTTAGAAGTGGTTTACAGTGGTAAAAACACTAACACTCAATGGCCGAAAACATCTTAACTAGAATTGCAAACACTATTCAATACTTCCTtggtgaaaataaaatacaggacAAGGTTAAAATCCTTCAGCCAGTATGTTATGCATGAGAATCTTTCTCAGGGCTTGTGCCCCCAAAAGTAAGGCTCCCTCAGTCTGGTGGTCTATGGAGTTCCTGGGTTGACCAAACTTTGAAGGTCAGATCTGTATGTTGTTTCATCTCTCTTTGGCAAATTAACAGCTCCGTCCTGATTTGCTCATGGAatcattttcttccatttcctgtCAAGTAATAAATATCCTCCATCGTAAAAGGACCTTTAGGACATGGCCATATGGGGTAAGGTAGCTCAACCCCCTACACAACCCCCCAGTGCCTAGATACCCCACATGGAGGTGATCCCTGAAGTCTGACAAAGATATCCAAGAGCTGCATTTCTTAGTGGAGTCTTAAAGAATGAGCTTGCACATAGTTCCCAGCAGAAGGGCATTCCAT
This genomic stretch from Cinclus cinclus chromosome 6, bCinCin1.1, whole genome shotgun sequence harbors:
- the DIO3 gene encoding thyroxine 5-deiodinase, which encodes MLHSVGVHTLQLLTQAAACILLFPRFLLTAVMLWLLDFLCIRKKMLTMPTAEEAASASEEPPPDDPPVCVSDSNRMFTLESLKAVWHGQKLDFFKSAHVGSLAPNPEVIQLDGQKRLRILDFARGKRPLILNFGSCTUPPFMARLRSFQRLAAHFVDIADFLLVYIEEAHPSDGWVSSDAAYNIPKHQCLQDRLRAAQLMREGAPDCPLAVDTMDNASSAAYGAYFERLYIIQEQKVMYQGGRGPEGYKISELRSWLDQYKTRLQSPSTVVIQV